In the genome of Desulfobulbaceae bacterium, one region contains:
- a CDS encoding S1 RNA-binding domain-containing protein yields TGTARGVSALQMDIKIDGVSREIMSQALEQAKAGRLHILGKMHEALAQPRTEISTYAPKVVMMTINPDKIRDLIGPGGKIIKGLTAEFDVKIDVNDNGEVKIFAPNGEVAALVEARVNSITAEPEIGQTYEGTVVKVVDFGAFVQILPGVDGLVHISELANQRVEKVTDVVKEGEIIKVKVLEIDQRGKIRLSRKALLES; encoded by the coding sequence ACCGGCACCGCAAGGGGTGTTTCCGCCCTACAGATGGACATCAAGATCGACGGAGTTTCCCGCGAGATCATGAGTCAGGCGTTAGAGCAGGCCAAGGCTGGTCGATTGCATATTTTAGGTAAGATGCATGAGGCATTGGCCCAGCCACGGACTGAGATTTCAACCTATGCTCCTAAGGTTGTGATGATGACTATCAATCCGGACAAGATTCGCGATTTGATCGGTCCTGGTGGCAAGATCATCAAGGGCTTGACCGCCGAGTTTGATGTTAAGATTGATGTCAATGATAACGGTGAGGTCAAGATTTTTGCTCCGAACGGTGAAGTTGCGGCCTTGGTTGAGGCTCGGGTAAACAGCATCACTGCCGAGCCTGAGATCGGTCAGACCTACGAGGGTACAGTTGTTAAAGTGGTGGATTTTGGCGCCTTTGTCCAGATATTGCCCGGAGTTGACGGATTGGTTCATATCTCTGAACTTGCTAATCAGCGAGTAGAGAAGGTGACTGATGTGGTCAAGGAAGGGGAGATAATCAAGGTCAAGGTTCTGGAAATTGATCAGCGCGGTAAAATTCGGTTGAGTCGCAAGGCTCTGCTGGAAAGCTAA